ATTGGGCGAAGCACTATTTCTCCCTGAAATATCTGAAGCGACACCAGCGCCTGAACCTGAAAAAGCGGACATAAAAGCCAGTCACTCGGAACTAGCAAATAAACTCAAAGCTCTAAGTGAAGTGCGCAAAAATAAAGGAGGATAAACTTGTCGAAGAACTTATAACCAAGCAAGTGGCAATGCGTTATGCAACTGGAAGATTCAAAAGCAAATTTTCAGACAGATTTACAGGTCAAGCGATACAGTGAATTGATTATCTACGCAATCATTTTTCTCTTCCTAGTAGCAGCCTCGTTTGTCGTCAGTATTGTGCTCTCACGTCAAAGTCAACAAGATGCGCAGCACATTTTTTGTGCCACGCAGCAGCAGCGTAGCTGGGCAAACGCTGTAGAGTCTTTTACCAGAGCAAACATTGCAATCTACATGGAGTCAGGGAATGCAATGCCTGACTTGAAGACAGCAGTAGAGGCAATTCAGCAATTCAAGCATCTAATGAATGCACTAGCGCACGGCGACTCTCTAGAGATGAACGGCAAGGTGTTCCAGATTTCAGCAGTCTCTGAGCCAAGCCTGCAGCAGGTGCTGAAAACAATGCAAACACGCTGGGCAGAAGTAGAGGGAGATTTTACAGCTTTTGCAAAGAAGTTCTCAGAAGGGCACATTGATACGGCACTTTTTACCAAAGTTGCCGATCCGATTCTAGCAAAGTTAGGACCTCAGATTGCAGAGGATACGCGAACCTTCATCGTTACGCTGGGCTTCCTATCCGAAGAACGCATTACAGGCTTGCAGACATTTCAGATTGGTGCGCTCATGCTCAGCGTTGTGGTCTTCTTAGTTATGGCGTTTCGACTGGCGATCTCGCTCCAAGCACAAGACCGTGTCATTGTGGAGCGCACGCGGCAAATTATGGAGCAGAACCAGAAAATTCTGGAACAGAATGAACTCATTAACGCAGAAAAGCGCACAGTAGAGAAACTCAATCAAGAACTAGAAAACAATCTCAAAAAGCTGCGTGAGACTCAAGCCTATCTGATTCAAACTGAAAAGATGAGTTCCCTAGGGCAAATGGTAGCAGGCATTGCACACGAACTCAACACACCAATTGGCTATGTGAATACAAATGTGGTGCTGGTAAAAGAGCGCTTCTTGGAGCTGGCAGATACCTTGCGCAAAGCACTCAGGGCACAGGAGCTGATTTACAATGACCAGTTTGAAGAAGCAGTGGTCGAGATGCAAGCCATTGCCAGTTCCCCATATGGGACAATTGCTGAGCTCGATGAAACCGAAGCACGCGTCAAGCGTCTGCTTGCCGCCTCACAGGCGGGGCTTGAGCAAATGGCAAATCTGGTGCGCAGTATGCGCAATTTCTCTCGCCTTGATGAAGCTGAAATGAAGAAAGCAGACATTCACGAAGGCATCAAGGGGAGTCTGCTGATGCTCTCGCCACAGCTGAAAACCAACGACATTCAGGTTACAACCGATTATGGAGACCTGCCAATGATTGAGTGCTACCCTGCTCAGCTGAACCAGGTTTTTCTAAATCTTATTCAAAATGCAGTGCATGCGGTAGAAGGGCGACCAGAGCCAAAAATCCACATCTCAACAACACTGGAAAATGGCGAGATTGTGGTCAGAATTTCAGACAACGGACCCGGGATTCCTGAAGAAATCCAAAGCAAGATTTTTGACCCCTTCTTCACCACGAAACCTGTGGGCAAGGGCACTGGTCTAGGTCTTTCAATTTGCTACAGTATCATTCAAAAACATCAAGGCACAATTACCTTCGAGACGCAAAAGGGTGTTGGCACGACCTTTATTGTGCGCATTCCTGCACGGGATTTTATGCCGGTAAGCAGTCAAACTGGACAAGTGCAAGTAGAAAAGGTATAGCAAAACGGTACGATGAACGCGCTCGAGAAACAGATGCTGAGTTCAGAGCCGAAAATAAGTAGCCTGCTATCGGGGCTGATTATAGAGAGTCTGCAAGATCCCTTGTGCGTCAAGGATAGTGGCGGGCGCTACACGTATCTGAATGCGGCAATGTGCCGCTTGCTTGGCGTAACCAGCCCAAAAGATGCAGTCGGCAGAACAGACTTGGCTTTTTTTCCTGATGATATAGTAAGACAGCGGCGCAATGATGACCTTCTTCTGCTCACTGCACAGTTGCCAGCTATCTCAAAAGAAGAAGCATTGATTGAGCCGGCAACAGGGCTGCTCAAGTGGTTTCAAATCACTAAGTCGCCCCTAAAAGATAGTGAACAGCGCATCATCGGTACCGTTGAGCTATACCGTGACATTGCGGCGCGCAAGGAAAGTATGGAGGTGGTGCATCGCATTCAAGCTGAGCTGCTGCAGAAGGAAGCAGCGCTCTCAAGCTTGATTAACAATACAGACGATTACATCTGGGCAATTGACCGAGAGTATAACCTGAGCGTGGCAAATGAAGCAGTAAGGCACTTTGCGCGCACAGCATTGGGCATTGAAATCCAGATTGGAATGCCATTTTTTTCAATCGTGCCGCCTGAGAATGTCGAGGTGTGGAATCGATATGCCAATCTGGCACTTGGCGGCGAGCATGTGGTGTTCGAGACTAGTCATCGATTAGCAGACGGAAGCGTGCGCTACGAGGAAGCAACGCTCAACCCTATCAAGGATTTTCAAGGGGAGATTTTTGGGGCAGCTGTCTTCGTGCGCGACATTACGCGTCGCAAACGCATTGAGGAAGAGCTGCAGGTGCTCAACAGAGAGCTTGAAAAGCAACTGGCAGAGGTGCAAAAAACTCAGGCGCAGCTTATTCAAGCAGAGAAGATGAGTTCCCTAGGGCAAATGGTGGCGGGCATTGCACATGAACTCAACACGCCAATTGGCTATGTGCAGAATAATTTGGAGCTAATTGGCAAGCGCTTTGAGACGCTCTCAGAGCTGTATGCTAAAGCAATTGAGGCAATTGCGTGCATCAACGACAATCGTCTGGAAGATGCGCTGTGCAAATTTCAAGAAATCTCAGAATCTGAGCTGGCAACAAAAGAGTCGCTGTCGCAACTTGTAAGCCGCACTCAGAAGCTATTCAACGGGTGCATGGTCGGCCTAGAGCAGATGGCAAACCTTGTTCAAAGTATGCGCAATTTCTCTCGCTTGGACGAGGCGGAGATGAAGCGCGCAAATCTTTTGGACGGCATTCGTAGCAGCCTGCTGATGCTAGGGCACATGTTGCGTGAAAAAGCTATCCAAGTCGAGACCTATCTGGAGCCCCTACCAATGATTGATTGCTACCCAGCACAGCTGAATCAGGTTTTTATGAACATTATTCAAAATGCGATTCATGCAGTTGAAGCCAGCCCTGCACCCCGAATTCGCATCTATGCCCGACAAGAAGGCAACTTTGCTGTCGTAAAAATTCAAGACAACGGCACAGGGATTCCGAAAGAAATTCGCGGTAAGATTTTTGACCCCTTTTTCACCACCAAGCCCGTTGGCAAAGGCACAGGATTAGGACTTTCTATTGCCTACAGCATTGTTGAGAAGCACAAAGGCTCTATTTCCTTTGAAACCGAAGAAGGCGTGGGCACGACCTTCGAAATCAAGATTCCAATTGTAGAATTTATACCCTCAAACCAAGACACAAGAGAATGATGAAACTCAAGATGTTGATTGTCGATGATGAGCCGCAGGTGCTGGAGTCGCTGCGCCAGTTGTTTGATGCCGAGTTTATTGTGTTTACGGCGCAAAGTGGAGAAGAAGCGCTGAATTTAGCCTTACAGTTGCCTGACCTTGCTGTGATAATTAGCGACCAGCGGATGCCTACGATGAAGGGCGTGGATTTGCTCAAGCAGATTAAGCAAATGCTGCCCGACACAATGCGCATTTTGCTAACGGGATACACTGACCTTGATGCCGTCTTGGATTCCGTTAATCTGGGCGAGATTTTTCGGTATGTGCGTAAGCCATGGCAGCCAGAGACCTTGAAGTCTATTGTCTCACTAGCCGCAGCCTCATATGTGCTGCGCAAACAGAAGCAGACACGCGCCATGTTGCGCGAGCAACCTCCAGCGCAAGCGACCCACACACCGAAATCCAATCTGGTGAGGCTTGATCTCTCAAATGCACTGGGCGAACCGCTGCCACAAGTGAAAGTGCCAGAGCCAAGCAACGCGCCGAAGCCTGTGGCAAAGGAGGAAAATCGCTCAAGCACGCCGCTACCCGCTAACCAAACTACGCCCAAACAGTATCTGTCATTTGAGGAAGAATTCTTTGCAACTTTCAAGCCCGAGACAATCGCAGAGGTAGAAAAATACGAGAGCTTCGAAGAAGAGTTTTTTGCGAAGCTCAATGAGCATGTGGCGATGTTGGAAGCAAAGCTGTCTGAGTCAGAAGAAACCCAAGCAGGCGTGCAAAATCCGCTACCTGCGGCGAACACATCATGGCTGAATGAGGAGCTGGAAGAAATGCGTGCGTTTCGTGAGGTCTTCTATGGACGCAGCGGTAAGCCGAAAGTGCTGGTTGTCGATGATGAAAAGCGAGTGCTGACTGCGCTAACAGACTTGCTCTCCGATGAATTCAATGTAATTGCTTGCAATGATGCCCGCACCGCCTTAGATGTGCTAGAATCCAATGCCCTCATTTCTGTCTTGCTGTCCGACCAGCGAATGCCCGGTATGAGTGGCGTCGACTTTCTGATTGCAGCCCATCGCATTGCCCCGCTTGTGCCAAAAATTTTGATGACAGGCTATACCGACCTTGAAGACATTGTTCGCCTTGTGAATGAAGGTCAAATCTTCCGACATATTCAGAAACCTTGGGATGTAAGCAAGCTGCGAGAATGCTTGCTGCTGGCAGCGGAGGAATTCCGACGCCGCGTGGAACACGGTCTGCGTCAGCGGCATCTTTACCTCAAACAGCCAGAGAAAGCAGCGCAGCTTATGGCAGTAGAAGCCAAAGGCAGAACAGGACGAAACATAGAGAACGAGATCGAGAGCCTAAAAAAAATCGCAGCGCTACTTAAGAGGAACTAACAAAAGCCCGCTGATTGAAAGCGGTTCTACACGCATCGCCCTCCTCCTTTCAGGGAAAGCACTGCGCGTCCAATCGGACTCAAAGGAAGACATTTAAAAGACGCTGTAGAGGTAGCGTGCCCTAAGTACCAATGCGTAGCCTAATAGCTTCCACCGACCTTTCGAGCGTTGAGCATATCATCATTAAACCGTGGCAAGGCAGTAGGGCGCGCAGTTAAGCCCGTTGTGTCCGTGAGGGCTTTCATAAAAGCAATAATGTCTTGAATTTCCTGCTTAGTTAGGTTGAGTTTGTCTTCAGGCAGCGTTTGATGGTCTAAGTCAATACCAATACCCTTGCCGCCGCCAACGTTGTAGAAGCGCATCACTTCGTCAAGTGTCTTATAGACACCGTTGTGCATATAAGGTGCGGTAAGCGCCACATTGCGGAGCGTCGGGGTCTTGAACATATACCTGTTAAGCTCTATTCCATTAGTAGCCATTTTACCGATGTCAGGGTCAATTTCAGCGTTTTTCCACTTAGCCTCTTTCGGGACACCGATAACTTCTGCCTCTGTCTCAGTAAAATCAGGTGGCACAGTGCCGTTGAAAAACGGAATGAAGTGGCAAGTAGCACACTTGGCTTTACCCGCAAAGAGATTGAAGCCACGCTGCTCACTTTCACTCATCTTTGTTTTGTCGCCGCGCATATACTGGTCAAAACGAGAGTTGAGGGCAATAAGCGAGCGCATATAGCTGGCAATCGCTTGTGCAATGTGCTGACCCGTAACCGCATTGTCCACACCGAAAGCCGCTCTAAATAGGGCTTGATACTCGGCACTTTTGGCAAGTTTGGCTGCTGCGGCATCCAGTGAGCTTTTCATTTCATCGGGACTATGCACTACAAAGCGCACGCGGTCTTCGAGGTAAATCGTTTTCTGGTCATAAGATGAACTGGCTTGAAAGGCAGAATTGATGAGAGTGGGTGTGTTGCGCAATTTATGCGTTTCGCGTGCTATCGTTAGCGCCCGTGGCAGCCCATCAGTGAAGGCATGTTCAGGCTGATGGCAGGAAGCACAAGAGCGCTGATTGTTTTCAGACAGAAGCGGTTCAAAGAAAAGCAGTTTGCCGAGCGCCACTTGTTGCAGGTTTAGTGAGTCCATGTAGTCGGGTGCATAAGCCGTTGGGTCAAATGCCTCAGGGTCGAACAAAGTTTTAGCAGTGGTGCGGAAAGGGCGCTTTGTCTCAAGAAATGGAATTTGTAGCAAGACCTGCACATCATAGAGTGCTTCAGAGAGCGGGTTAGCAAACTCTACGATGAAGTGAAGGCGATTGAAGGCATTGAAGTCCTGAGCGTGGCTTGCAAGGTAGCTGATGGCAGCACGGAAGCACTTGCGCACTTCCTGCAACTTAGCGGTGTCTTTTTGCACCAGCACTGCTGCATAACACTCAAAAGCTTCAGCAAGACCTTCTACAGCTGCCTGAGCTTCAGGAATGGAGTGTTGTGCAATAGGGGAATCAAAACCTGTAATGCCCAGCGTGATAATGCGAGCAATCTCAAGCCGCATAGCATCGAATATGCGAGTGTCGCTGAGCGTCTTTTTGATAATCACATCATCAAAGCGTTTGCAGAGCGAGCGCATGATTTTAACTTGCCGAAGCATAGCATCACGCTCCGCAAGGTTGACATCAGGGAAAAGCATTTCCTCTAAGACTTGAAAGCCAGTGGGCTGCTCGAGCTTGAATTCTTCACCGACCTTGACCAGTGCAGGACCGTTCATTTCTTCAGAAGTACGCGGTGCATAATACTCTGAAAGAAACTCAATGCGCTTGTAAGCAAGACGAGCTGTTCTGAAGGCTTGCTGCACGACTGTTTTGGATAGTGTATCACTGGCTGCACTTGCAATCAGTGAATCTAATGCACCCAGTGCTGCATGCAGTGCGCGTAGGTTTTTCGAAAATGTGGCTTTGACCGTTGAGTCTGCAATGTCTTTTGAAGCTGTAGAGCTGGTCTTGGGCAACTTCGTGCAGCTAGACGCCACGACAATGATAGCAATTGCAACAAAAGTTAAGATGCGGTTCATACTGCTCGTACTGATGTGATGATGAATGAAAAGAGCCGCACTCTTTGGAATGCGGCTCTTCGGTCGTCCATCTGCAAGGGTTTTAGCGAGGCACATTCGTGAGAATTAGAACATAGCTGCCCTCACCGAAGTTGGTAGGAACTTGTGCAGCAGGCAGAGTGCCGCCGTCTGGATTGCGGAAGTCTCTACCGGGCGCTTGACCACCTTGCCGCCAAGTGTGCGTCTGCACACAGACAAGGAAAGTGCCAGGGCGACCGACTTCATTGGAGATATCAAGCATAGCACCGTATTCCCATTCACCAATAGCAGGTCGTCCGTCAGAGCCGACGAACCAGTTAGTTGCACTGCCATCGGGGTTTCGCTCTGCCACATACTTACGCTGAGCAGCACTGCCGTCGCGTGGTGGAGAGACTTCCAAGAAAACCGAGATGGTGCTTGGGCTTGAACCAATGCGCCACTGGTAGATACGGCAGTCATGATTTTGACGGCGGGCATCAAAGACATTTGCACCACGATAGCGGTTGGGGTCTTCTTGGATGTAGACGAAGTTTTCTGTCACGCAAATGTTATCAGGGTTCATAAACTCGCGGGCTGGACCATTCGGGTCATCGCCATCGAAGAGAACTTCAAGTGTGCCACGAAGAGGGTTGCTGGGGTCTAAGCGCAAGCGATACACACGACCATACATTGTGCGAGCGCTATCGGCATTGGCGCCGGTGCCCCACACCTGACCAGTAACGCAGAAGTAAATCTCAGTGGCGGCTGCGTCTGACCCTTTGCGGTAGTCAAGGTCTTCAACGCGACCAAAGGCAATGGCATTCAAGCGAGCCGCTTCTTGGTTGAACTCTGCGGCAGCTCGAGACTTCGGATTAGTGATTTCACGGAACTCTACCTCATACACTTGCCCAGCCACCATTGAGCGTTCACGGCGGACATTGTCGCGGCGTGCCATCACATAGAGCTTGCCGTTGTCGAAATTGCCAGTGCCTTCGCCAACATAGAGCGCCACTTCACCTGCGCCTTGAAAATCATCATCACCGATGATAGTAACTGTGCGGTTCGGATAAGTGCCTTTCGGCAAGGTAACGGCGTTTTCGCCACTCCAGTAGCCAAAGTTGGTCAGAATACGGTCAGTTTCACTTGGGCGACCATATGGATCTACGATGTGAATCTGAGATTCAGGGCCGGATTCACCGCAGGTGATAAACTGCGGGCGAGCAACGCCGTGCACTTCGGGCGTAACCATCGTCGCAGAGCAAAGACGCCACAAACCGTCGTTAGAGGTCATCAAATACTCACCACGCACAGGACGGAAGGTCTGGTCAAGTGTGATGCGTGAGACAGCAAAGTTATCCTCATGGTTGCACACAAAGGTAAAAGTGCCGTCTGGATTCCTAAGAAGACCTGCGCCATCTGCCATACCGCCGAAGACGAAGTTTGGAGACTGACGCAGCGTATCGTCAGAGCTAATGAGCGTGAAGGCTTGCACACCTTGCGCAATGCGTGAGACGAAAGTCGGTGTAACCGAATACTGACGCAGTTCAACCGTCGAGGCTGAGCTACTGTCGGTAGTGTTACTGCGGCAGCCTGAAAGGGTTATCCCACAAACGAGCAATCCAAAGAGTGCTTGCTGAAGTAGTTTCCTGAGCATTGTTTCAACAGAGTTTTGTTTTGTTCGAGTTGCTATGCTGTCAAAACCTGCATCGCAAAACGGCATAATTCTCCGACTTCCAACGGTTTTTTGGGAGCACCGCCTCAGCAAGGGCATTTGCATCATAGAGCACGCAGCAGGAAAAAGTGAAGGAACACGGTTTTTTCTGGATAGTCGGGCTGTCGTTTCACGATGCGGACGCAAAGATAGTGGCAGCGTGTTAGGGAAGCGTTAAAGTAACGATAAGTTTGCGTTAAGTTCTGACTTGCAGCAGACTTTTTAGCAAATTGCACTCAGCACTGCCAGCAATGGTGAAGAAGATGTATCTTTGCAGCAATCTAAAATGCTGCAACTTGCTGCAATCCACATACACAATGAATACGCACCCTTTCTGGCTTCTTTTGCTTTTTTGTCTAATCAGCACAATCGCACCAGCGCAAACCAAGAAAACTGCAGCACAAGCACCCAAGTTGGTGGTCGCAATTGTAATAGACCAGTTTCGCTACGATTACTTGGAGCGGTTCAGGGCATACTACTTGCCAGCAAGTAAGTCATCAGGTGGGTTTAATCGGCTGCTGGCAAGCGGTGCACTCTTTACGAATGCGCACTACCCTTACATCAACACTTACACTGCACCCGGACATGCCACACTTTTTACGGGTGTAATGCCAGCGCGCAGCGGCATCGTAGGCAACGAGTGGATTGACCGTTCCACTAACCGCATGGTCTACTGCGTCGAGGATACAAGCGTGAGCACTGTTGGAATCAATGCGAGTGCCAATTCAGGTAAAATGTCGCCCCGAAATGCGCTGGTTTCAATGGTCACTGACCACTTGAAGACAATCTCGCCAAAAAGCAAGGTGATTGGAATTGCACTCAAAGATAGAGGTGCGATACTGCCAGCAGGTAAAAAAGCCGATGCAGCATTCTGGTTCGATGCGGCAAGTGGCAAGTGGATTTCAAGTTCATACTACTTTCCAAATGGTAATCTGCCAAAGTGGTTAGAAAACTTCAACGAGAGAAAGTTGCCTGAAAGTTATTTAGGCAAAGAATGGGTTAGGCTGTTGCCTGATAGCGCTTACACAATGCCAGATGATGCAGTGGGCGAAAGTAACTTGTTAGGTGAAGAGCGCCCAGTATTCCCGCATAAGGTGATTGATGCGACAAAGCTAAGTGACCCGCGCTTACGAAATGTAAGACGGTTTGAGGCGATTGCACCCACACCATTTGGCAATGAGCTAACGATTGAAATCGCCAAAGCAGCAATTGAAGGAGAGGCGTTGGGACAGCGTGGCGTAACTGATGTGCTCACTATCTCGTTTTCCTCAGTTGACTACTGTGGACATGCTTTTGGGCCAGATAGCCAAGAGCAGATGGATATCGTTGTGCGTTTAGACCGTCAGCTTAGCGATTTTTTTCAATACTTGGACAAAAAAATTGGGTTTGAAAATTGCTGGTTTGCACTGTCTGCCGATCATGGCGTCTCGCCGTTGCCAGAACAGTTGCAGCCTGACGGCAAGCGTGGAGAACGGCTCTTCAAAGCGAACACATTAGATTCGTTGCGCAGGTTGGTCAGTGCAAAATACCCGAACGTGGTCGGCACTATAGAAAACGATGAAGTGGTGCTAAACCGCGACGCTGTAGCGAAACTGGGCTACAGCCCCAGCGAAGTAGAGCGATTTGTAGGCGAGTGTGCACTGCAGCTACGCGGCGTGATTGGCTTTGTAACGCGCACGGACCTGGAACAGGGCAGCTTAGATGCGACAGGTAAAATGGTAAAGCACTCTTTCTTCGCATCGCGCAGCGGTGATGTGAAGTTGCTGCTTAGACCCTATTCCTTCTTTGCATTTGCACAAACTGGCACCACACACGGCACGGCTTACGACTATGACACACATGTGCCAATGCTATTCTGCGGCAAAGGCATTCGTCCCGGCAAGTATCACGCGGCAGTGTGGACAACTGACTTTGCCCCAACCTTACACTACTGGCTTGGTCTACCCCCCGAGCTAGCCGATTATGACGGCAGGCCGCTCTATGAAATCTTTGAGCAAAAGGATGCGCAAAGCGCAAGACGCTTTCGCCGTTGAGCCAGTGTCCAGAGAAAATCCGAAGCAAAGGTTAGATTCAAAACAAGAGCGTAAGCATTAAACCAGCGTCAGACGGTGTCAGTTTAAGCGATAGCATTGGGCGCAGAGCTTGCTCCAAGTCGCTGATACGTGCACTAGATGCCAGCACTTGCCAGATATCGAAAAAGAGGAGAAATGCACCTTGCACGATAATGCCTAGTCCGCTACCAAAAAACTCATCGCTGCGGCTCAGTCCATTCCGAGCTGCCCAAGCCAAAGCACCGCCAACCAACATATAGCCAACATCTAATCCGACATTCACAAGTAAGATTTTGGAAAAATTTTGCTCTTCTGAAAGCTCCTGCAAGAGGGCTTTGCCGTCAGTGCCAAGCGTATCCAGCGCAGCAAGCTGCGAGCCGAGTCCGAGCAAAGCAGCGCTTGCAATCGCTGCATTCACAGCGCCCCAGCCGAGATTCTGAAAACCCCAATACCGCAGAACAGTGTTCTCTGATTGCAGAGATAGCCCAACGCCAGACAAGATAGAAGCACCTGCCCAAGCACCTAAAATCCACATTGCGCGCTGCTGTGCAGCAAGGCGCGCCTCAGCGTAGCGTTTCACTAAAACTTGTGCCGGGCTGTCAGTAGCAAGCAAAAAGAGTAACGCGGCTGCCAAACTGACGCCTTGCGCCGTGAGGCGAATGCTGACAACTACCCGTATGCGCCCAGGCATCATTGCGGCAAGATTTTCACTTTCAGGTGCGATGGCGCTTTGGCTGTGCGATAAATCCGATGTGTTGCAACCTGAAAATCGCTATCGCTGCACTTGTAGATGTCAACAAACTTCTGCGGATTGCGGTCAATAAGTGGGAACATTGAACTTTGCACTTGCACCATAATGCGATGCCCTTTTTTGAAAGTGTGCAGCACATCTTGCAGCTCGAACTTCACCTCTTCAATCTGATTGGGTTTCATTGGTTCAGGCTTTTCGTAACTCTTGCGGTAGCGGGCACGCATCACTTCCCAACGCACCAGCATCTGGTAGCCACCCAAGCGCACAGGGGCAGGAAAGACCCGTCGCCCAATAGGCTTATCGGTGTATTCATCTCTGGCAGTATCAGGAAAAACGTCAATGAGCTTGACGATGAAGTCAGCATCGCTGCCTGTTGTGGACGCAAACAGATTGGCAAAAATGTTTCCAGCTAATGTGATGTCTTCGGTGAGCACATCAGTTTGATAGACCAGCACATCAGGTCGGCGTGCCGCAAAGCGCTGGTCTTCAATCATATACTCAACGCTGCGGTCAATGCGTATCTCGTTGGTGTAAGGCACGGGCTTGTTGGGGTCGCTGATGTATTCGTCGTACCCTTTGGTGTCTTTAGGCGGCTCAAAAGAGAGCTTGCCATTGGCGTGAAAGTAGAGGTTCTTCTCTACGACATTCTTTGGATGCCATGTCTCAAAGGTACGCCATTGGTCTCGACCAACGTCGTAAAGTATTGCTTCGGGTAGCGTATCGTTGCCATTGCCTTTGAGATGGGCGTTGAAGAAAGGTTTCAAGATGTGCTCGCGATAAAACTGACCGGTCTTTGAGCCAAACTTGATGTATCCCAAGCGGTCGCCATCAGTTCTTGCCCATGCGCCGTGATACCATGGACCCATGACGAGAATGTTGCGTGCCTTTGGGTTTTGTCGCTCAATAGCATCATAGACTTTAAGCGGCCCATAGAGGTCTTCTGCGTCAAACCAGCCGCCGACGGTCATCACCGCAGGCGTGATATTTTTTAGATGCGGCAAGATTGTGCGTGATTTCCAGAACTCATCATAATTCGGATGATTCATCATCTCATTCCAGAACGCGATACTATCGCGGTAGATTTTTTCATTGACATTTCTTAGTGCGCCAAGCTCCAAATAGAACTTGTAAGCATCAGGCGTTGGAAAGTTGTAGGGTGGATTGCCCACAGTGGTGGGCTTCGGACGCGCTTTACCAAAGGAGTAAAGAAAAGTAAAGGCGTCCATTAAGAAGAATGCCCCATTGTGATGGAAGTCATCGCCAATCCACCAATCGGTTACAGGGGCTTGTGGAGAGACGGCTTTCAGCGCAGGGTGCGCATCAGGTAGCGATGCAGCAGCATAAAAGCCCGGATATGAAATGCCCCAAATGCCAACTTTGCCATTGCAAAGCGAGACATTTTTCACCAGCCATTCAATCGTGTCGTAGGTATCACTGGATTCATCAATTTGATTGCCAGTGTTGCCCGGAATGTTCGGACGGACATTGACAAACTCCCCTTCAGACA
The genomic region above belongs to Chloroherpetonaceae bacterium and contains:
- a CDS encoding alkaline phosphatase family protein; its protein translation is MNTHPFWLLLLFCLISTIAPAQTKKTAAQAPKLVVAIVIDQFRYDYLERFRAYYLPASKSSGGFNRLLASGALFTNAHYPYINTYTAPGHATLFTGVMPARSGIVGNEWIDRSTNRMVYCVEDTSVSTVGINASANSGKMSPRNALVSMVTDHLKTISPKSKVIGIALKDRGAILPAGKKADAAFWFDAASGKWISSSYYFPNGNLPKWLENFNERKLPESYLGKEWVRLLPDSAYTMPDDAVGESNLLGEERPVFPHKVIDATKLSDPRLRNVRRFEAIAPTPFGNELTIEIAKAAIEGEALGQRGVTDVLTISFSSVDYCGHAFGPDSQEQMDIVVRLDRQLSDFFQYLDKKIGFENCWFALSADHGVSPLPEQLQPDGKRGERLFKANTLDSLRRLVSAKYPNVVGTIENDEVVLNRDAVAKLGYSPSEVERFVGECALQLRGVIGFVTRTDLEQGSLDATGKMVKHSFFASRSGDVKLLLRPYSFFAFAQTGTTHGTAYDYDTHVPMLFCGKGIRPGKYHAAVWTTDFAPTLHYWLGLPPELADYDGRPLYEIFEQKDAQSARRFRR
- a CDS encoding CocE/NonD family hydrolase; protein product: MTCNASRKALVLILFWLFSATLWAQTDDSLYIRQNFTKREFYIPMRDGVRLFTSLYIPKDSSKKYPIILNRTPYSVAPYGEENYRTTLLPSELLREGYIFAYQDVRGRWMSEGEFVNVRPNIPGNTGNQIDESSDTYDTIEWLVKNVSLCNGKVGIWGISYPGFYAAASLPDAHPALKAVSPQAPVTDWWIGDDFHHNGAFFLMDAFTFLYSFGKARPKPTTVGNPPYNFPTPDAYKFYLELGALRNVNEKIYRDSIAFWNEMMNHPNYDEFWKSRTILPHLKNITPAVMTVGGWFDAEDLYGPLKVYDAIERQNPKARNILVMGPWYHGAWARTDGDRLGYIKFGSKTGQFYREHILKPFFNAHLKGNGNDTLPEAILYDVGRDQWRTFETWHPKNVVEKNLYFHANGKLSFEPPKDTKGYDEYISDPNKPVPYTNEIRIDRSVEYMIEDQRFAARRPDVLVYQTDVLTEDITLAGNIFANLFASTTGSDADFIVKLIDVFPDTARDEYTDKPIGRRVFPAPVRLGGYQMLVRWEVMRARYRKSYEKPEPMKPNQIEEVKFELQDVLHTFKKGHRIMVQVQSSMFPLIDRNPQKFVDIYKCSDSDFQVATHRIYRTAKAPSHLKVKILPQ